A window of the Acidimicrobiales bacterium genome harbors these coding sequences:
- a CDS encoding type II secretion system F family protein, whose translation MTGLVLLAAAASASFVMLAVSSVVAPRRRLAPRLEAYSAYGRSRLGTGAGAPAVRRLVIDDDRSALCSVFGPTVAEAAARLSKLVDAADADELAQRLRQSGKDDPDVAQYRIRQLATAVAGCAVGAVSGAAIFGVGSGSLAMFVCFAVAGLSMHRGSLDRAISERSARMRTEVPVIAQLLAVHLRTGHGPVESLRAVVRRSIGPVADDCRAALGLIAGGTSPQAAFERLADESAEPTATRLYRLLASSIRVGGDIVDPLLAVASEVRAQQREELARRSVKRRTAMVVPLLVLVAPVMTLFVGAALPSLVFGNP comes from the coding sequence ATGACTGGCCTCGTCCTGCTGGCGGCCGCAGCGAGCGCATCGTTCGTGATGTTGGCGGTGTCGAGCGTCGTCGCACCCAGGCGCAGGCTGGCTCCTCGACTCGAGGCGTACTCGGCCTACGGTCGCTCTCGGCTGGGAACGGGCGCCGGTGCGCCGGCGGTGCGCCGGCTGGTCATCGACGACGATCGTTCGGCGCTTTGCAGTGTGTTCGGCCCGACGGTTGCCGAGGCCGCCGCCCGGCTCAGCAAGCTCGTCGACGCCGCCGATGCCGATGAGTTGGCGCAGCGCCTTCGCCAGTCGGGCAAGGACGATCCCGATGTCGCGCAGTACCGGATACGGCAGCTGGCGACGGCGGTCGCCGGTTGTGCGGTGGGTGCGGTCTCCGGAGCGGCGATCTTCGGGGTCGGGTCCGGATCGTTGGCCATGTTCGTCTGCTTCGCGGTTGCCGGGTTGTCGATGCACCGAGGCTCACTCGATCGGGCGATCAGCGAGCGCAGCGCCAGGATGCGTACCGAAGTGCCGGTGATCGCCCAACTCCTTGCCGTCCATCTCCGCACCGGCCATGGACCCGTCGAGTCACTCCGGGCCGTGGTCCGTCGCAGCATCGGACCGGTGGCCGATGACTGCCGGGCAGCGCTCGGGCTGATCGCCGGGGGAACGTCACCACAGGCCGCCTTCGAGCGACTCGCCGACGAGAGTGCCGAACCGACGGCAACCCGGCTGTATCGACTCCTCGCGTCATCGATCCGGGTGGGTGGCGACATCGTCGATCCCCTTCTCGCCGTTGCGAGCGAGGTTCGTGCCCAGCAGCGAGAAGAGTTGGCCCGTCGCTCCGTGAAGCGGCGAACGGCCATGGTTGTGCCGTTGCTGGTTCTGGTCGCACCCGTGATGACGCTGTTCGTCGGTGCCGCGCTGCCATCCCTCGTGTTCGGCAACCCATGA